AGAGCCTTTTCAGGCCAAGCAATTGCTTAAAAAATAACTATACAATGCCGAGGGGTAAAGAGCTTCCTTTTGTTGGTTATTTTGTCTTATCTataactaaaattaaaaaaggagaCTAAATATCTATTACTTTTTTGTACTCCTAAGGAAGTTAGAGCAAACGTTCAAATGATTATCGAACTACCCTCGCGTTaggcatatattttgaaattatattacatgttgtatGCATTTTACATATAGGATAAAGTTTATTATCTTTCTGATATTGAATGACTATCTTCGAACTTTAAACTGTTTTAGTTCATTATTTCAAAGGCAAACAATCAGAGTAAAGAATTAACGAaagtatatatacttttatatacCTTATTTTATTTAGCAGAGTTTTAGCTACTGTTGCTCATGTGGGCAATGTAGCCACTAGGCGTCTTGATATTATGAAACTTTATCAACGAATTAATTCTAATTGTATAAAGATTAAACATATATCACAAtcatcaaatatcaaataattaaaacacaataaactTTACCCTAATTACcatctcaaattttgtttcCTTCCTAAAATCTACAATATTCTTTCTTTTCGCATATTTCAATCAATATTGCATTTCTGCAgtaaacactgtgccggataattatgcctgtgccaaggtggcatttttgcacccgcttaagatgcagtttcggagaaatccatgtataccaaatgatagaccattgtctagagagtatataaccactttgtTTTTAGcatgtttcacctgacaggtgagatatttacctttaaaaattaatatcccataggaaaatgataattcccacaggagaattgattctcctacagtaaatattgacaattctataggattttttaaaagtcctataggaattatatttcctataggagaatggtatttcctgtaggaatttgattcagacatgtagttttcctataggatattaagttttcctatcggattttatcaaatcttatcggaattgaaattcctgtaggaagtttttgtattccgataggaaatttcaaattacctataggaatattgtttttccaaTTGGAAACATTattttcctatgggaatttatttttgaaaggtgaatatctcacctgacaggtgagatacaatcATCATTATGATAACAAAGGTGGatgttaactctttaagcaatggtctatcatattgcacatttgaatttttctatatatgcagcttaagcgggtgcaaaaatgccaccttggcactggcataattatccggcacagtgatAGTAGTTCTTGCGTTTTGAATCATTTGAATAACGAGTATTAGTCATATATGTGAGGGGTTACAATAGTTATATCTTGATTTCAAATAGCATTAAATGTAGTTCAATTTATGCTTTAAAATGCTTTTAGTTTGTGACAATTAGTTTTCTAGAAATTTTCAAACAGTGTATACAGTTTGTTTAAGCATTATATGCTTACAGTTTTCAGACAATAGGACTGATTGACAAGCCGTTTTATCCTTTAACTACAAATATGGCGGGAAAATGTTagctttatgatgtcatatttcaaaattatgaatcacttcacatgtatatttgtacaaagaaatacagttatatgatgatgttcattttagggggcatTTTAGGCTCAAATTATATCTAATCATTCTTCTTGATTTGTAAACTAAATCAGTATAATCCAAATTATACTtgagatgtatttattttacacacatttatctataaaaatctttaaaaagcacATCTACCGTTCTTAACATGATTGTTCAGATTATTGCAGAAATATACGCAAGCTAATACTGTCGATGCAATGTAAATAGTATAAGAATTCAAAACACATCTCTGTTCTTACCAAACTTTCATTCAGCTATAAGTTGGTAATACATTTGTAAAGTACTGTTGGCCGTAAATTTCAATGTGTTACTTTCTTCCAATATTTGTCCTAAGTAGTTCATTAATCaatgtgaaaataataaataccttttcATAGACTATATGACAGAGCATCTTAGGCTTTCTGTAGGAAAATATCTAGAGATTTGAAAGCGGgatttcaaaacttttattgATGTCATCAAAAAAATCCAcgaaagaataaaaaagaataaaaataaaaagaaagtagTTATGTCCACATTATTAACACAGCCGAGAGATTTTGTGTGTTGTATGTTCTAAAGGATAAAAAAAAGGGGAGAATGTATTTCTTCATTATTACTTGTCATTTTGGTTAATATTAGAACGTTCTGGATACTAAAATTACCTTAAAAACAAAACGTTCATAAAATGAAGAATACTAGTATGCGACACTAACTATCAATAAAATTGTACGTCTTACAAACGCAAAACAAAGTAAAAGATACCAGCAGCAAACAGTTTTATTGGTTCTtttctttaataataatttgatctaatagtatatatatatatatatatatatatatatatatatatatatatatatatatgcgtgTGTGTGTTCTTCCTTAAAGTTGTATTTACCCTATCAAGGATAGGGCTTCAAAAATAAGTCTATAGACTCATTTAATGTTCCTCTCCACGGAAATCTTTAGTAAAAGGCGAAAGATTTAAGCGTGGATTGAAGAGAAACCAGAGTAACTCTATATCAAAATTGTGGAATATATATACCAACATTTTAAGTATTTCGTAAAGTTTttaatgaattgtataaaaatatttttatttttcattaatattttaatatttgtaatgttggtgtaacataaaaatatatatatattaatttgataatatttgttgtagaatttaattctttatgtgataaatatttGATGTCAAAAAGACAATTCAACAGATTAAAAGGTTAAGCGTAAGGGAAATAACTTATTGGATCATATTCAGCACGTGGCATTAATAATTTACTCGTGTATCTGAAATGGGATTTAAGTTGAAGTGTTAACCCCCGGAATTGTCCCATCGACATAGGTTTACCTATTACACCTTACCATAAACATATTATAGCAGCGCTCAATCTAAATCAACGTAAAACATGTAAAGGGCGGACAACTTAAGAAAATGAACTTACTTGTTTATTTCTCAAACATGatgtttattatttgaaatttaaattgcaTGATTATAGACATTTAGAATCCACccattttgttttatcaaatgaaacatTAAGTGACTCTGGTTCGGAATAAtgtaaacacatttttattgaaattcaaatggatttGGTAGTCTATATATCAACAGGCATAGCctatatgtaaatcatatccaaacatttaatgaatttaagAGAAGAATTTACATTGGTTTTCCGATATTGTAAAACTGACGAGACATCAGacattcttttttaatatgTGACAATTTCTGTAATGACAAGCCTGCAATTCTTTTAGAGGAGTCTAAAACCTTGTTTGATTTAAAATCCCATTTAGAGATATTCATCAAGTTACATCATCATGTTTATTCTAGTAAAATATCTTGAGTTATATATTAATAAGGATAAActtctgaaataaataaataaataaataaataaataaataaataaataaataaataaataaataaataaataaaatgaataaataaaaataagtacGCCACTTTGCGAAAAGTAGAGAATTTATTACTATCGGGAATTAAAtggaacattaaaaaaaaaagaataactataCAGTTGTGAAAGCATCCTTATCTTTATAGGATGAACCAAAACATATTACATGTTCGAaacagaatacatgtacaaataattaaagtaaTTAAGGTTAAGGATCTGGTTTGATAAAAACTTTATGTACAATTGGTAAATGGGTGACTCTTttgcaatataaaaaatatgccATTTAGTTCactattagattttttttatattcgaTAAATgctgattttatgaattgtaaCAAACCCACGATGAATGATGGTGAACTTTGTACATCATAATTATCAAAGACcttatataagtatattttcAACAACACAAGTGTTTATGAACTGATTTATTAAGTTGGCAGGTAATGTCCACAGTGGTCAAAAAATTGTTACAACAATGGGGTAGCCGACAACATGGCATACCCCCTACATCAACATTTTATGCCCTCCCTGCTGGGAAAAGTAGCACGCTGGGTTGACCGCAATCGTGCTACGGACACAATTCAACAAAcaatttgataatatatttgtattacataatttAGATTTTCTTTACTCAAATGTCTTATTAGTCCACATAATGCCTAAATACCAAACCCTATGCGATCGGATAATAAAATCCCGGACACATTATGTAGATATAAAATTAAGATGATTATTGCGGGGGAGAGCTTTGATAACGGCGCATATTACGAGACAAGCTCAAATAAGCGCTAACATATTACATGGCGCTCTCTCCCGTACAGGACCAAAACTGAACAAACTCTGAGATTATTCTCTTGTTGTTGATTACCCAGCGTCATACAAGCCAACAAGTCCAACAAGCCAACAAGTCCAACAAGTCCAACAAGCCAAGAAGTCCAACAAGCCAACAAGTCCGAAAAAGTTGATtgacacaaaaataaaaatagtccAGAGGATTGAATTTCACACCGTGGAAATATCAATATACCGCCATCTTTTTCTTGTGttgtatttcaatttaattatgatatttCGTGGGTATTGTAAATTCTATTGACCTTAATGTTTTAGATAGCTTATATATACCTATATGAGTTATATTCTAGATCACGAAAAGGTTATACACAGATATTCTGAGTTTACGTTTCCAAGGTATTGTTAACTGCTTTctatattatatatcatatttattattcacaataaaatgaaaagaaaagtggaaataacattttataaaatggaAAGATTTTTCGCTTTTTATTAATAGATCCATTTCCAACTCTGTTGATCAATTGCCGTGATAAAGGTATACGTGTGCATGATCCATTTTTAATAAGAGAGGCATTTCCcttccatgatattttttttttagatttagatCGAAGGATGGAATTACTTTTCCTATTAATGTTCATCGATGTAACACAAGCTGGGACGAACACCGGAAGTTGTAAAGACATGTTACAGGGTTGTCTGACAGGACAACTGTCGTCTGCTCTAGGAGCATATCAAGTAGAAGCTTTGAGGCGggaatttaaaagttttactgACGTCATCGAGAAATCCATGAAGAAGTTTAAGGAAAACATGAAGTCTGAAGTTAAGACACGTGAGATAGCAGTTGATTACTTCCTTAGAATAAAACAGCGAATTCAggttatgaattatatttactacttctctacatgtatgttgattTCCTTATCAGAAACTACTAGTAGCAATAGCAGTGCAGTTTATATCAGATGGGGGAAGAAGACATGCCCCTCCAATGCCGAGTTAATCCATTCAGGTAAGGTGCAGGAAGCTCTTAGGCCTAGTCGGGTAATTATAGACACacgatttcaaattttatttttcgagATTTAAGGTTGAGAATGCTTGATTATTAAGCATTTTAAACACAGCTcgagtcttgttattgtttacatgtgtGCTTTATTGGACTAAGTTTCAAACAAATGGTGTTTTGTATTCTTTATGAACACATAGAATCAGTTATGTTGTCTGCCACGAGtcattttatcaaagaaatggtaattttaCAACTtactttatttgtaaacaagctttgtttacataacaatgaatttttCTCTCTGCACgtaagtaaatcattttattcatgaaaataaaaaaataaaatgttgatcAAAGTCCCTTTAAGTGATTGAAAGTATTGCTTTTACAAGTTAAATCTATTctcttgattttatttgtctttaATTCGTATGCAGGGTTTACCGGAGGCTCTCATTATGGTCATAAAGGAGCCGCTGTAGAACCTCTCTGTTTACCGAGGAATCCTGCGTGGGGACTGTACAATGATGGGCTCGATGGCACCAAAAGTTACGTTTATGGTGCAGAATATAAAACTGGTTCTTTTAGAGGCTACATTAAAACAGTTGATAGTCACGATGTTCCATGTGCTCTTTGTTTGGTCCGCCATAGATCCGTTGTTCAGATGTTTCCAGGTATTTGTAGTAGCCTAGTATGGGATTTAGATTGTCATGTTGCATAAAGCCACTCCCTGTATTCTATAGTTATTCCATTTTTAATACAACCCTTTAAAGGGACTAAACACAATTTGAgctcaatttttaattttaaatgcatagAAAGAAATGGTGGTTTTAATGCGTTGTGAAATTCCAACATCGAGTTACAAGAGAGTTGCAGAggttagaattctttgttttgtaaacaaagctcgagtcctgCTATTGTTTACATCTGTGTTGCATTGATATATTAAGTTTTAATCTCATATTGcgttttgttgttgataaaattatttatgaacacattgaatcagtttatctGAAGTTGATTTGTCAAAGAAATTGTAATTTCTGTACttgcattatttgtaaacacatataagactcgagctttgtttacataacaacggCTTCTTTCCTCTGTAACTCACTTGcaacttgacttctaacattcaaatttttggTGAATAATTTGAAATGCACAAATAAACTGTTTTATGCATAGAAATTAAGAGTAATATTTTCATCACAAATCGTGTCTAGGTCgcttaatgattttatttaatatttattgagTTTATTTACAGCAATTTAGAAGTAAAACAACACAAACAAAAAATGGCGCGTTAGATAACTTAGGTACTATAATTGTAAAACAGTAATTTTCTTTCCTTTAGACGTTTGTAATTAAGATTTTGACATTACATGTGTGtcgtattttaattttgattgataAGATATTAATGATGTATCGACTATTCTTTTATAAGGGATAGTGTCAGTAGGGAGGGATTTAACAACATCTTTGCTTGAAATATGTTAGAGCACGGAAAACGTGTTACAAAGGCTGGACCCTTGAGTACCATGGTTACCTAATGACAGGTCATTATACTCACGCAGCTGGAACAACCTACA
This is a stretch of genomic DNA from Crassostrea angulata isolate pt1a10 chromosome 4, ASM2561291v2, whole genome shotgun sequence. It encodes these proteins:
- the LOC128180225 gene encoding uncharacterized protein LOC128180225 isoform X2; translation: MELLFLLMFIDVTQAGTNTGSCKDMLQGCLTGQLSSALGAYQVEALRREFKSFTDVIEKSMKKFKENMKSEVKTQTTSSNSSAVYIRWGKKTCPSNAELIHSGFTGGSHYGHKGAAVEPLCLPRNPAWGLYNDGLDGTKSYVYGAEYKTGSFRGYIKTVDSHDVPCALCLVRHRSVVQMFPARKTCYKGWTLEYHGYLMTGHYTHAAGTTYTCVDSHPDTLHGGATGRGVGYMFYMVEAACDSLTCHPYVAGRELVCVVCSRK
- the LOC128180225 gene encoding uncharacterized protein LOC128180225 isoform X1, yielding MELLFLLMFIDVTQAGTNTGSCKDMLQGCLTGQLSSALGAYQVEALRREFKSFTDVIEKSMKKFKENMKSEVKTREIAVDYFLRIKQRIQVMNYIYYFSTCMLISLSETTSSNSSAVYIRWGKKTCPSNAELIHSGFTGGSHYGHKGAAVEPLCLPRNPAWGLYNDGLDGTKSYVYGAEYKTGSFRGYIKTVDSHDVPCALCLVRHRSVVQMFPARKTCYKGWTLEYHGYLMTGHYTHAAGTTYTCVDSHPDTLHGGATGRGVGYMFYMVEAACDSLTCHPYVAGRELVCVVCSRK